CGTATTTCTGACAGGCGGCTAAACGTTTGTTGATGTCGTTGACATTGCGTTTTGTCTTCTCCATGTCATCCGTAACAAATTTCCCCACTTTGAAGACCTGCTCAAAGATGGGGCCTGCGATCGCGCCAACAACGGTTTCTAGCATGGGGCTAATGAAATGAGAATTCTTGTTCCTAGTATGTTCTTTTTTTCTTGAAGAGACGAATGGCTAATGTACGGTAGGCTGAAACTCCTTCGCACGGGGAATGGAGAGCTTGTCCCAGACGGCTTTCAGCCAGTGCCTAAGATTGGTGTGATTTGGATAGCAGGGCGATCGCCCCTACCATGCCCCATCAAGCAGACGCCGCATCTTCCGAAAAGTCCACATCCACCGCCGTATTGAATGCTTCGATAATCGAGATAATATTATCGGCGTCGTTATTGCGGAATAGACCATCTAGCCCTTCGGGATGGGTATCGGTATAGGGTGATTCGTACAGCATTCCCGGATCCATGATGCCGTGCTGGGTCAGATAGTCGATGATGTTCTCGATAAAGCGGATTTGGTTGGCGGATAAAGTGGTGCCTTCTAGGTAGGTGGCGAAGGCGGCTTTGGCGGCGATGCGATCGAGTCCGACGATTTCACGAATCAAGCGTTTCAGGCTTTTGGTTTTGCCAAACACGGTTTCAAACCGTTCGCGGCTTTCGATTTCATCGGCGGCGAACAGCATGGCTTCCAGTTCGGAGAGGTCGGCGTCGGTGAGAGGGGTGTTGCGTTTGAGTTTGGCGATCGCCACATGGTTTTCGTTGGCGTGAATGTAGGCTTCGACTTTTTTGCGATATTGGTAGGGGCTGAAGCCGGTTTGGTAGGTGGGTACGTCCACGTCTTGGACTTCGCCCAGTTCATCGGCAAAGTCGGTAATCACGGTTTTTTGCTGCTGGCGTTCGATGAATTTGACTAGATCCCGAATGCGTTGCCGGATCTCTTCCACCATCGGCAGGGTGACGCCGCTCCACCATTGTTCTTCCTGCACGGCTTGGATGAAGGCCAGGTGCGCGTTGATCATGGGAATGTCGGGTTTGGTTTCCAGCACGCTGAGGATGTCTCGAATGCGATCGCGCAATCGTTCGTAGCTGCCGGAGGTTTTGAGGATGGCAAGCTGGAGCTTGAGGCAAAGCAGGTCAAATTCTTTGGCGAGGGGGTCTTCGTTGGGTAGGCCGTTGGGCAGGGGGGCGAGGGTTTCGGCGATGGTGGTGATGTCGTTGTCGCTGAGGGCATTCCAGCGATCGCGGTTGGCAAAGGATTCGATCGGTTCCAGGTGGCGGCGCACGATGAAGTTTTCGCGGGGCATGGTGTCCACATGGCGATGCAGGTCGTCCAGCAAGCCGGTGCGGAGGGCATCGAGGGGCGATGAGGCTGGATCGGGTGTGGTGTTCGCTTCGGTGAGCTTGACTGCTAATTCCAGGCGATGCTTGACCAAGCGGGTGGTGAGGGATTCGGCCAGTTTCTGATCGGTTTCGGGGATGGTTTGGCTGAAGTATTCAAAGTTGCCGCAGAGGTCGAAGACTAGGAAGTGGGTTTTGGGCTGGTCGGGGCCAAACAGGTCAGGACAGAGGCGGGTGCCGCGGCCAATCATTTGGTTGAATTTGACCCGCGAGAACACGGGTTTGAAAAACACCAGGTTGACGACTTCGGGCACGTCTACGCCGGTGTCGAGCATATCAACGGAGATGGCGATCGCGGGGTCTTTATTTGGATCAGAAAAGTCATCCAGCAGGGTTTCTGAATAGGGATTCTGGCTATCGATCACCTGGGCGAAGTGACCGTTGTAGTGGGGATAGCTGGCATTGAAGCGATCGCAGATAAATTGAGCGTGGGCATGGTTGCGGGCAAAGATGATGGTTTTGCCGAGGCGATCGCCGCTGTTCACTTTCAGACCGCGCTGCATCAGCACTTCTAGAGCTTTATCAACGGTTTCGATATTGAACAACCACTGATTCAGGGCGGCGGCGTTGATTTCGGTGGGGATTGCACCGGTTTCGTCGCGGAATTTTTCTTCGTAGTCCAACTGTTCGTCGGGGCTGAGGTCGCTGTATTTGATGCCGGTACGCAGGAATTTGAACGGCACGTCTACGCCCTTGGGCGGCACCAGATGGCCATCGTTGACGGCATCATCCAGTTCGTAGGCGAAGGTGGGAACGCCCTGCTGGAGTTCAAAGATGCGATAGGTATCGCGATCGACTTCGGAGCGGGGGGTAGCGGTCAGTCCAATCAGAAAAGCATCAAAGTAGTCGAAGATTTCGCCGTATTTTTTGTAAATGGAGCGGTGGGCTTCATCGACGATCACCAGGTCGAAGTAGCCCACCCCCATCGGGCGATCGCCGTCGTCGGTGCGGTTGATGGCGTTGAGGATGGTGGGGTAGGTGGACAGGATGACATCACCGCCGCTGATGTCTTTGGTCAGCAGCAGGTTGATGGGGGTGACGGTGGGCAGGTGGGTTTTGAAGGCGCGATAGGCTTGGCGGACGAGGGATTTGCGATCGGCTAGGAATAGGACGCGGCGCACCCAGTTGGCGCGTTTGAGGAGGTCAACTAGGGCGATCGCGGTTCGGGTTTTGCCGGTGCCGGTGGCTTTGACTAACAGGGCTTTGCGGCATTGTTCGGCTTCCAGGGTTTCGGTGATGCGGCGGATGGCTTCGGTTTGGTAAGGGCGACCGGCGATCGCCTCGTTGATGGGGGTGGCGCTGAGGCGTTTGCGGTGGGTGCGGCGAAAGATGATGCGTTCCAGCTCGTCTTTTTTCAGGAAGCCCAGGACTTGGCGCGGTGGGTAGGCGCGATCGTCCCAGAGCCAGGTTTCATAGCCGTTGCTGTAGAAAATGAGCGGGCGTTGGCCATAGCGTTGCTCTAGGCAGTCGGCATAGAGTTTGGCTTGGTGTTTGCCCACTTCGGGGCGTGTGCTGGTGCGTTTGGCTTCCACGATCGCCAGGGGTTTGCCATCATCGCCCCACAGCACATAGTCCACGAAGCCGCGGCCGGTGTTGCCGTTGTCGGGGGTGGGCATTCCCTGCACTTCTACTTCGGTGGCGTTGGGGTCGCTGGGGTTCCATCCGGCTTCCCGCAGCAATACGTCAATGAGCAGGCGGCGGGTCTCGGCTTCGTTGTAGTCGTGGGGGTCGGTGGCGGCTTCGTTAGCTTGGCGCAGGGCAGCAATTTCGGCGCGGGCGGCATCCAGTTCGGCTTCGGTCTTTTGGCGGCGATCGGCTTCGATGCGGCGGAGGCTGTCGGTTTCTGAAAGCTGTTGTTCGAGGGTTTTGAGGTCGGCTTGGGTGGGGGCGTTGGGGTCGGCCGGTTGGGGAATGTTGGCGCGATCGAATATCAAATTCGGCAGGTCGCACCCACGGCGGCTATAGGTGCGGGCTAGCCAGTAGAGGATATGAAACAGTTCTTGGATAAGGCGGATGGCGTCGTCGTCCTGTACGTCGCGGGATTGGTGGACGGCCTTGTTACCCAGTTGTTGAATCAGTCGAATTTTTGGGAATAGTCCGGGGTTGATGATGCGCTTGAAGCTGGGTTCATGGATCAGGGCGCTCAGACTATTTTCGTAGGGTAGGCGCAGGTTTGGGTCGTTTTCATACAGCCACAGGACGGTTTGCTCTAGGGCGAAGCGGGTATAGAAGCAACTGGCGCGGGGGGCAGCATAAATCAACCGCTCGGCGTGGGTGGCGTGGTTGTAGAGGGTCGGAAAGGCGGGACGGAGGAAGGCGAAGTTGGTGGGTGGCATGGGAGTGTTCTCGGAGCTATTGCCTAGGGTTCCCAATAGATGGCGGAGTGCTACACGGTTAGGTAAGTTGGTGGCGCGATCGCTCCCTCATCCTATCGTGGGGTACTGGTTTGCAGCGATCGCTCCCCCCTCCGACGACATCTAGACCCCGATCGCGCTCAACTGATCGCGGCGGGCGAGTGATCCGGCGGTGTTCAGATCATTGTGCTGGAGCGCTTGGGCTGAGTGTTGGCGTTGAATGACTGGCTCATGTCTATAGTTCACCACGAAAAGCGCGTTGTAGAAGGGAGTTGAAGAGAATATCAGTCAGATCATATTCGTTTGAATTATGCTCAATCAATTGCTCTATTTGAAGACAAGCCTTAGCAAATTCTTCTTGTGTTTGGATA
This portion of the Leptolyngbya sp. CCY15150 genome encodes:
- a CDS encoding DEAD/DEAH box helicase family protein, coding for MPPTNFAFLRPAFPTLYNHATHAERLIYAAPRASCFYTRFALEQTVLWLYENDPNLRLPYENSLSALIHEPSFKRIINPGLFPKIRLIQQLGNKAVHQSRDVQDDDAIRLIQELFHILYWLARTYSRRGCDLPNLIFDRANIPQPADPNAPTQADLKTLEQQLSETDSLRRIEADRRQKTEAELDAARAEIAALRQANEAATDPHDYNEAETRRLLIDVLLREAGWNPSDPNATEVEVQGMPTPDNGNTGRGFVDYVLWGDDGKPLAIVEAKRTSTRPEVGKHQAKLYADCLEQRYGQRPLIFYSNGYETWLWDDRAYPPRQVLGFLKKDELERIIFRRTHRKRLSATPINEAIAGRPYQTEAIRRITETLEAEQCRKALLVKATGTGKTRTAIALVDLLKRANWVRRVLFLADRKSLVRQAYRAFKTHLPTVTPINLLLTKDISGGDVILSTYPTILNAINRTDDGDRPMGVGYFDLVIVDEAHRSIYKKYGEIFDYFDAFLIGLTATPRSEVDRDTYRIFELQQGVPTFAYELDDAVNDGHLVPPKGVDVPFKFLRTGIKYSDLSPDEQLDYEEKFRDETGAIPTEINAAALNQWLFNIETVDKALEVLMQRGLKVNSGDRLGKTIIFARNHAHAQFICDRFNASYPHYNGHFAQVIDSQNPYSETLLDDFSDPNKDPAIAISVDMLDTGVDVPEVVNLVFFKPVFSRVKFNQMIGRGTRLCPDLFGPDQPKTHFLVFDLCGNFEYFSQTIPETDQKLAESLTTRLVKHRLELAVKLTEANTTPDPASSPLDALRTGLLDDLHRHVDTMPRENFIVRRHLEPIESFANRDRWNALSDNDITTIAETLAPLPNGLPNEDPLAKEFDLLCLKLQLAILKTSGSYERLRDRIRDILSVLETKPDIPMINAHLAFIQAVQEEQWWSGVTLPMVEEIRQRIRDLVKFIERQQQKTVITDFADELGEVQDVDVPTYQTGFSPYQYRKKVEAYIHANENHVAIAKLKRNTPLTDADLSELEAMLFAADEIESRERFETVFGKTKSLKRLIREIVGLDRIAAKAAFATYLEGTTLSANQIRFIENIIDYLTQHGIMDPGMLYESPYTDTHPEGLDGLFRNNDADNIISIIEAFNTAVDVDFSEDAASA